The Microbacterium phyllosphaerae region GCGCGGGTCATGACGGTGGACGCGTGGTGTTCGAGGGGAGCCCCGCAGACCTCGTGGCGGCGAAGTCGACGGTGACTGGGGAGCACCTCGCCGCCTACGTGGGCGCCTAGGTCGGGGCCCGATCAGGCGACGTCGGAGAAGGCCGTGTCCGTCAGTCCTTGCGGGCGACGATCGTGAACGTGCAGGGGATGAGGTTTCGCTCAGCCTCCGGCCACGCGTAGCCGCGGGGGACCTCGACCATTCGGGGGCTGAACCGCCACGGGAGCGTTCGTCCCTCATCGAAGTGGACGAGACGAAGGCCTGCGCGAAGCAGTGCGCCGAGGATCTCGGACAGAGGGTGCGGCCACTCGTACGTCCTCGAATGCGCGACCGTGCCGTCACCCGCATAGGTGGACTCGTCGTCCCACTGCTGCGCGCGGCCGTCTCCGAAGTACGGGTAGCGCGTCGTGAGTTCCTGCGCATCCTCGTCGAGGGCGAGAAGTGCGGGATGCCCGTCGCGGATGAAGAACGTTCCGCCCGGACGCAGCAGTGCGACGATCTGAGCTGCCCAGCGATCGAGGTCCTCGAGCCAGCAGATCGTGCCGATGCTCGTGTACACGACGTCGAAGTCGCCCGACACCGCGCTGCGCGCGTCGAGAACGTCCGTTTCCACCCAGGTGGCGGCGACCTGCGCGCGGTCGGCGAGCGCGGCCGCGACGCGCAGCGCGGGCGTTGAGAAGTCGACGCCTGTGACGACCGCCCCGGAACGCGCCCACGAGATCGTGTCGGTGCCGATGTGACACTGCAGGTGGCACAGGTCGAGCCCGGTGAGAGTGTCGCCGGGCAGGAATCGGCTGAGCACAGGCAGGTCGTCAGTCACGACGTCACTGATGTGCGTCGTGTCGTCGAACGCATCCAGCCCGTACGCCGCTTCGTGCAGTGGCACGCGGTCATCCCAGTTCTGGAGGTTGGCTCCGCGTGCGGCTTCCCAGTCGATCTCGACGTTGCTTCCGTTCACGCCTCGAGCCTAGCGAGGCCTCCGTTCGGCATGAACACGGTAACGCCGATAATGCACATTATGTCAGAACAGGCGGAAAGCGACTCCCCTCCGCAGGGCTCTGCTGAGCAGAAATGTCCTCGCTGATGATCCTCTCTGCACGGGCGACGCCGTCATCCGGTCGGTACTCGACCATGTCTCCTGGTGGGTGATGGCATGGTCCCGGTCAATCGTGAACGACACCGGTGCGCCGTCGCGCAGCTCGAAGTCACCTGCGCAAGCCGATCTCACTTGGGGTCTCTCAGTTTTCGCACGGTGAGGCGACCTGCCCGGTGCGTCGAAGCGAGAATCGCGGCCTGGGTAGGTGAGCGGCGAGCCGGTTATCTCTGGGACTGCCGCAGTATCGAGTGCCGACGGCTCTGAACGTGTAGGCGCCCGTCTGGGAGGACTGGCGCCGTCACCACTCCCCCAGTCAAGTTCTCAGATTCTGGAGGCGGTGACGTGCGAACCACGGCACAACCGCCTCCGTCAGCATCGAGGACAGCCGAACTCGCGTGCTCCGGTTCTGACGTCACCGAAAGTGCTGCCTGTGATGTCGCGTCGTCCGCGAGTCCTATCGAGGCCCCAGAGCGGGTTCGCGAACCGGAACGACGTCCGCGGTGTGGAATTGAAAGACGAGACGTGCTGGCACCGTGCCGGCGAGCACCTCCTCAACCGAGGAGTTCACGCTCTGAAGTTCGCGTGTCTCGGTGACCACCCGAGTCCTCCCTGCGGCATGCAGCGCGAACACCTCGGCGAGGTCCTGTCTGGTTCCGACGATCGAGCCGATGATACTGATCCCCTTCAAGACGGTGTCGAAGACCGGCACGGTCAGCTCCCCTCCGGCTGGCAGCGAGACGAGCACCAGTCTGCCTCCGCGATTCAGCGAGTCGAATGCCTGGTTGAAGACTGCAGGCGCGACGGCGAGGACCACGACGACGTCGGCTCCGCCGAGATCCCGGATCGCCTGAACCGGATCCGTCTCCCGCGCGTTGATGACATCGTCCGCGCCGAGGGCTATGGCCAGGTCGAGCTTCTCGGCAGTGACATCCACCGCGACGACTTTCGCGCCGACCAGGCGTGCGTACTGGACCGCGAGGTGCCCGAGTCCACCGACACCGAAGATGGCGACTGTCTCTCCGGGTGTGACGCGTGCATTCTTTATCGCCGCATAAGTCGTGACTCCGGCACAGGTGAGAGGTGCGGCGTCGAGGGCGCTGACGCCGTCAGGAACGGGAGTGGCGAAGCGCGCGTCGGCGAGCATGTACTCGCCGAATCCTCCGTCGACGGCGTAGCCGTTGTTGTACTGGTGTTCGCAGAGGTTCTCTCGGCCGCTGACGCAGTAGCGGCAGTCACCGCACGCGTGGCCGAGCCAGGGCATCGCCACGCGCTGGCCGATCGTCCGGGTGGTGACGCCGCTTCCGATCTGCTCGATGATCCCCACGCCTTCGTGGCCCGGGACCAGAGGCAGGTTCGGCTTCACGGGCCAATCTCCGCGCATCGCGTGGATGTCGGTGTGACAGAGTCCGCACGTTTCCAAGCGAACCAGGACCTGGCCGGCACCGGGCTGTGGGATCGGACGCTCGTCCACGTGCGCCGGTGAACCGAACTCTGAGACAACTGCTGCTCGCATCATTCCTCCTTGACGGGATGGGTACGCTCGAAGTCTTTCGCTGTGCAGGCGCACTGGTCGGGTCGAAGGTCCTTCGCCGCAGCGTCGACGAAGCTGCTGATCTCATGTATCAGGCCGACATCGCGTGCGCAGCTGCATGGTGCTCCGTGATCTGAACTTGCTGCTCTTGATCGGGCACCTGAGCCGGCCACCCCATCTCCCGTTCGATTCGGAGTCTGAGAGTGTCCGCTGCGGAAGGTTCGCCGTGGGTGACGTATACGGCCTGGGGCGGATGAGGAGCACGCTTCATCCATGCGATGAGCTCGTCGGCATCCGCATGAGCTGACATCGCATCGATCATCGCGACCTCGGCCCGGATCGGCACATCGTTACCGAAGATCCGGAGAGACCGTTCCCCCGCAAGAAGTCGAGCGCCGCGTGTGCCCCCGGCCTGACAGCCGGTCAGGACGATGGTGTTGCGGTGCTCGGGTCCGCAGGCGCGGAGATGGTGCAAGATTCGTCCGCCGTCGAGCATCCCGCTCGCGGAGACGATGATCATGGGACCGCCGCGCCTGGCGCGTAGTCGTGGCGTTCACGTGTGCACTCGTGTCGATGGGCCTGTCAGTGCCCGCGCGGTTGCCGCAATCTCACGGCCCCAGCGCAGTGCGCGGTCATGCTGGTCCGGGAGAAGACGACTGTCCTTGTCCACGAGGAAGCTCTCCGCTGCGAGAACCTCGCGCAGCCCGTGCTTCTTCAAACGCTTCCCGATCGCGGATGACGCAGCACCGGTGAAGATGCGTGGCATGTCGACACGGGTATCGAATGCCACGTAGCCGTGTCGTGCGGCGGGCGGTAGCTCGATCCACTCTCGGACTCCTGTGGTCAGACTCCCGCTCTCGAGCGCCAGGTGCCTCGAGGGATTGAGCGCCCATCGTTCGGCTTCTGTGCGTGATGCCGGGCTGCTCAACGAGTGTGCGTGGGTGGGAGCTCCCACCACGAGGACATCGCATTCTGGGAGCGCGGCTGCTTTCGCGACGGGCACGACGGAAACCGGCATGTGCTGTTCCCGGATGCCGTCCGCGATCGTTTCCGCGATGAGACGAGTGTTCCCGAACAGCGATTCGTAGACGATCGTGATCATCGGCCCCGGGCTGGGTGAGCTGGTCGCTGTCACGATTCCTTCTCCTCGCGCTTCAGAGCGGTGATGTCGATGGGCCGGGTCGGCGGGAGTGCCAGGTCAGCGGGGCCCACCTGCAGCGGTGGAAGGACGGCGAAGATCGAGTTGTTCATAGTGCTCCTTCAGCGATGTGATTTTCCCTCCTTCCAACGTTTCCTCTCACGAACTCGCCGGGCAGGGCCGAAGGTCCCCCGGCGAAATGGTGAGGCCAGGACCTTGGGCCCGGGCCTTCTGCGCCACAGAGGGCTGACGTTCGACGAATGACTATGGGAGCGCGGGAGGTCAACACAGCCGACGTCGATCAGGCGACTGCGATCGATCGATTCGCGGGAGCGTTCGGCCGAGCCGACGGACGCCTGATCACGGCCGGGCGCGACCTTCCCACGCTTCCGTTGCAAACACAGCAGCTTGGGTGCGGCGTTGCATGCCGAGCTTGGCGAGGAGCCCGGAGACGTAGTTCTTGACGGTCTTCTCGGCGAGGCCGAGGTGCTCACCGATCTGACGGTTGGTGAGCCCCTCCGCGATCAGCGTCAGCGCTTGGCGTTCTCTGAGAGTCAACTCCACCGCTGGCGATCGAGCTTCCGCTACTCGAGCCTCGAGCTTGCGGTGCACGCCATCGGAGACGTCCGTGGGGATGAGGTTCTCTCCCCGCGCCGCACGATGGATCGAGTCGACGAGGTCCGTTCCGCGGATCGTCTTGAGCACGTATCCGGATGCACCTGCAATCACCGCTGCGATGCTCGCAGCGTCGTCGTCGAAGGCTGTCAGGATGAGGCACCGGATCTCGGGGTGGTCGGATCGAATGAGTCGGCACAGATCCACCCCGTTGCCGTCCGGAAGGTTCACATCGAGGACGACGATGTCCGGAAGCGTCGCTGAGACACGGCCGCGAGTCCCCTGCACCGTGCCGGACTCCCCCACAACCTCGAGACCCGGTTCCGCGTCGATGATCTGGGCGATGCCGCGGCGAACGATCTCATGATCGTCCACGAGGAAGACCCGGGTCATGAGGCTGCCTGCGACGTCGATCCGAGCGGCACGCGCCAGCGTACCCGTGTGCCACCTGTGCTTCGCCGCTCGATCTCGCACGTACCACCATGCGCTTGTGCTCGCTTGCGGAGGTTCGCAGTACCGCTGGACCGCGGTAGTTTTTCGCGAACGCCGACTCCGTCGTCTTCCACGAGAACCGTGACGAGCGACGCTGTGACGGAGACGCTGACCTCCGCGCTGTCCGCGTGGGCGTGACGAGCCACGTTGCTAAGAGCCTCTCGCACCACCGCGATGACGTCTTCCGCGAGTCTGCCGGTCACCAGCAGATCGACCGGGCCAGCGAAAGCGATTCGGGGTGGACTCTGGAGCAGCGGCGCGAGTTCATTCGCGATATCGATGAGTCGGTGTCGAACGGATTCGGGGTCAGAGGTCTGAAGAGTGAAGATTGCCGTACGGAAATCGGCGATCGCAGCGTCGATCTCTGCCACCTGCGCACTAATGGCGACAGCGTGCGCAGGCAATCGTGCGGCAAGCGCCTGTAACCCTAACCCTGTCCCGAACAGGCGCTGGATGACATTGTCATGGAGATCTCGGGCGATACGAGCGCGCTCTTCGATGAGATCCAACCTCTGGCGATCAACACGGGCCTGGGCGAGCGCGAGGGCGAGCCCTGCCTGCGCTGCGAATTCCGCAAGGGTGGAAAGGTCCTCGGGCGAAAACCGACGACCACTCTCATTGCGCGTCACACAGAGCGCACCGACTGGTGCACCGGTGACGATGAGTGGCACGGCCACCGTGGATCCACCCTTGGTTTGCAGCTCGTCCGACAGAATCCCGAGGATTCCATCGGCTACCACGACACCTCCGCCGGAGATCGCCGCTGAGATCAGGGAGTTACTGGCCGGCACCTCGACCCCCTCAAGAGTTGCGGCGCCGAGCCCGCGCGCAGTCTCTACGCGGTACTCCCCCGAGAGCGGGTCAGAGACGACGATGCAGACCATGTCGACGTCAACCAAAGTCGCCACGCGTTCGGCAAGAACGCCGAACACGTCTCCCGCATCGGGAGACAAGAGTGCAGCATTGATCTCAGCGAGTGCGCCGCTCAGCCGCTGCAGCCTCCGTGACTCCTCGAAGCGTCGCGCGTTGTCAATCGCGATCGCCGCTGTCGACGCGAGGGCGAGCACGAGCTCCTCGTCCTCTTCCGAAAACGAGCCCGCGGCTGGGTTCGTGAGATACAGGTTTCCGTAGATTTCGTCTCGTACGCGAATGGGTACCCCGAGAAAGCTGCGCATCGGAGGGTGATGTGCGGGGAACCCGACCGACCGCGAGTCTTCTCCGAGATCGTCAAGCCGAATGGGATGTTCGCTCTCGATGACTGCCCCAAGGATGCCCAGCCCCTCCGGTAGATGGCCGATCTGGTGGGCCAGTCCCTCCTTCATGCCTACATGGATGAATTGCTCGAGACCTCCGTCGCGGTCGATGACGCCGAGCGCGCCGTACTGCGCTTCCACGAGGTCGACGGCTGCTTCCGCGATATGACGGAGCACATGCTCCAGTTCGAGGTCCTCCACGACGGCCTGATTCGCGCGCAGAAGGCTTCTCAGTCGTCCCTGATCCGCAAGGACGAGATGGGCACGATCCAGCAACTCCCCGATCGTTTTCTCTAGGTCCGCTTGTTTCTGGTCAGGCACTTGGAGGTGATCGTCGGCCATCACATTTCCCTTCCGGCCTCCCGCTGCTGATGACACTACTCGCACACCGCGCCCGGGGGACCTTCGACTCTGCGCCGCGAGTGAAGCGAGTCGCAACATGGGATGAATGCCCGATCTGATCTGCGAAGGCGATGCACGCATGCCCGCTCGATATGTACTTGGCGTCGGCGATTCCGACGCGGCTGCCGCAGGACGGTGGGCAGAGTCCCACGCCCGCCGTGATGGCATTCCGCTGGTGCGAGTGCACGTCGGTGGTGGCGTTACGGAGCAAACGCCTGCTCACAAGGTCGGCACACAGGAAATGGACATCGTCCATATCGGTGGGCGGGTTCCAGAAGCGCTCGCTCGCTTCGTGACCGCCGATGACGTTCTGGTCATCGGTACGGGCAAGACCGGCTTCATTCACAGTCGTGTCTTCGGCTCTGTGAGTCTGCAGATCGCCGCCGAGGCGCGCTGCTCTGTGGCGGTTATCCCGATGATCGATCTACGGTTCCGACGCGGAATCGTCGCCGGCGTGAAGGACGACGATCTCATGACTGCTATCATCCGCGCTGCCGCCGGTGAGGCCAGCGCTCGCCAGGAGCCGATCGAGCTCATCCATTCGTTTTTCAGCGGGGTGATTCCTGCCATGGTCGAAACGCGGGCCACCATCGCGGCTCGTGTCGCTGCCCTGGAGAGCCTGGTTGATGCGGGCACAAGGGTTCGAACGCGCTACACGCAGCGACCGCCCGCAGAGGCACTGCTCGACGCCTCGCGCAACGCCGCACTCCTCGTCGTAGGGGCAGGGCACCCAAGTGGCGCCGGGCACGCGCTCGGCGCTGTGACGCACGACGTCCTCGTGAATATCGATGCCCCTGTCCTCGTCGTGCGGCGCACTGCCGCCGACCGTACCTCACCGGAATCGGCCCAGAATTCATGAGCGACAACGCAAACACTCCGCCCGTAGTCGTCGGGGTAGACGGTTCCGCATCGTCGGTTGAGGCGCTCATCCGCGCCGCGACGATCGCGACAGCACTCCGCGCACCATTGGAAGCGGTCATCGCGTGGACCTACCCGGTGATGCTGGGTCTTTTCGACCCGAGCTCCGACTGGTCGCCGAAGGCAGAGGCGGAACGCCTGCTAGAAGACGCGATGCAGGAGGCCTTTCAAGGATCCCCTCCGGAGCGGTTCAGCCGGTCTGCCGTTCCCGGCCCGGCCGCTGCCGTACTGCTCGAACAAAGCGATCGCGCCACCATGCTCGTCGTGGGAAGCCGCGGACGCGGCGGATTCGCGAGGCTCTTGCTCGGTTCGGTAAGCGCCGTCTGTGCGTCCCACGCGCAATGCCCGGTTCTGATCGTGCATACGCCGAACGGGTCGGTCGGCTGACGTTCATATGGGCAGGGGTGGTTTGCCCGAAGCACCACCCCTGCCCACGTCCCCCCTCTGCGCCGCCCTTCCTCGTTCGCCAGGGCCCCACACCCTGCGAACGGTGAAGCCCCATGAGAGGCGGCTAACCGCGACCCTTTCGGGTGCGGTGGCGGAGCGTCGACGAGTTATCCGCCCCACGGCGGGAGGTGCGGGATGGGCTGCGGCTTATCGGCCGTCCGTGCCCCGGAAGCACCTTGATCGACATGCTCGTCACGTGCGCGCCTGCCCGAAGTGGAAGCGGATGGGACGTTCCTCCGCGTCGAGGATGGGCTGCGGACGGGGAAACGGCGGCCCGTCACTGTGTCGGGCACGAGACGCACGTAGTTGTGCTTCGCCGTGGGACTGTCGGATGCAAGCGTGAGAATGCCGGATGCTTCGATGTCAGCATCGGTGTCCATGCGCGTCGCGTTACCCCGGATCACGATGCTCCACTGGAACGCGCCATCCACCCCGTCGATCTCGAGAGCAACGTCCGGATGCCCGGCAAGGCTTCGCAGCTTGGCCCCGGGCGCCGATTTCATGAAGACGCTGCCCTCATGCACGAGGTAGTTGAGGGGAAACAGATCAGGGCGTCCGTCGATGCTCTGAATCGCAAGCCGACCGAGCGAGTTCGCCTCGACCAGTTTCCAACAAGCGGCTGTTCCGATCTCCTCCACACCGGCTGACGCGGCCGTCTCCGGCGCGGTCGGTGGCTCCCGGTAGTACGGGTTGGGGTCATCATTCGCCATGGTGGGTCTCCTGAGCATCGGGTCCTCGGATCAGCCGCCGACGTGTTCTCGTCGGCGGTCTAGACGCGTCCAGTCAATCGCCAACGCGCCCCTGTGAGCAGGGTCGAAAGTCCCGAGGGCGAGTCGCCGCGGAGTTGTACTCTGTGGTTACCCGTCAGTGTGAGGGGATCGGAGGACGACATGTTCCGGATCGTTCTCGTAGACGATCATGAGATGGTGCGGCGCGGGATCGCGGATCTCCTCGAGACGCAGTCTGATCTCAGCGTCGTCGGTGAAGCAGCAACGGTTCACGATGCACGAGAGGTCGTCGCCGCGACTCTGCCGGATGTGGCGGTCTTGGACGTGCATCTCCCCGATGGCAGTGGCATCGATCTGTGTCGCGAGATCCGCCAAACGCACCCACAGGTGCAGTGTCTGATATTCACGGCATTCGATGACGACGATGCCTTGTTCGCCGCCGTTCTCGGAGACGCGGCCGGCTACCTGATGAAGACGCTCCGAACCGATGAACTACTCCGCTCGATCCGTGCTGTCGCGCAGGGCCAGCGACTGATCAAACCCTCGATGGTGTGCCATGTCACTGGCACCGTCGATCGTGCCGACACTGCTGATCCTCGCTTCGGTGCTCTGAGCATGCGCGAGAAGGAGGTCCTCGCCCTCATCGCTGAGGGGCTCTCCAACCGGCAGATCGGCGACCGCCTCGGTCTCGCGGAGAAAACCGTCAAGAACTACGTCTCATCTCTGTTGAACAAACTGGGTCTCGAGCGACGCACACAGGCGGCGGTCCTGCAGGCCGAAAGAGCGAGCCGCGCGTTCGATCATCGCGCCCCGTAGGTCCTTCCCTCTGTTACCGGGCGCGAACGTCGATGCGGTTGTCCACGTATGTCACGTATGGTGAGGCCCAGGCCGCGTCTGCCGCTTGACTCTTCTCCGGCCAGGAGCGCACGGTGCCGGTGAGGATCGCCGTGGTCCCTTCAATCGCGACGGAGACCGCGTTCGCATCCACGGCCGCGTTCCGGAGTATGGCACCATGAATGCGGTCTTCTGCATCCGCTGCCGATGGTCGTGCACTCAACGTGATCAGGCTGTTGACATTCATGACCCCCCTGAGGTGTTGTACTGCGCGCTTCGCTGACCGGCGTTGATGGTCCCATTCGACCTCCCCCATGAGCGTGACCTCTCCCTCTTCGATCACCGCTTTGACCGTGATCGGCACGTTCGCGGCGGCGTGGAGCGCGTGATCGACTTCCCTGGCCACGTCGGTGTCCGTGATCTGCGCGCCGTCCATCGGCCGCACGACGATGTCGTCGACCAGGGTGCTCACGCCACGGACGCGGAGAGCCGCGTGCTTCACCGCCAGGCGCTCCGAGTAGGTGTTCACCTCACCCGACAGGGCAACCGCGCCATCCGTCACAGCCACTCCGATCGCCGCGTCATCGAGACCCGGTGTCCATTGCAGCTCCTGAGAGACAGCCCTTTGGACATCTCGATCGTCGATGTGTTCTGTCGTGTTCATCATCCTGTTCCTTTCGACCGCTCTTCGTCGCGGGCCTCACCACTTGGCTGTGGCTCTGCCTCCGGCTCCGGCTCGCGCCATTCCCAGTTCCTGATCTCAGGCGCGTCTTCTCCGTGGAGCCGCGTGTAGGCCCGCGCTCGCACGCGCGAGTCCTGCATCTCCTGACGCAGGGCGGCCTCCCGGGGTCCCAGGCCGGGCACATGGTCGATCACATCCATCACGAGGTGGAAGCGGTCGAGGTCGTTCATCATCACCATGTCGAACGGGGTGGTCGTCGTTCCTTCTTCGATGTACCCGCGGACGTGGAGCTGGTCGTGGCCGCGTCGCCGGTACGTCAGACGATGGATCAGCCAGGGGTAGCCGTGGTAGGCGAAGATCACGGGGCTGTCGGTGGTGAAGATCGCGTCGTATTCTCGATCTCCGAGACCATGCGGGTGCTCCCCCTCGGTCTGCAGGCGCATGAGGTCGACGACGTTCACCACACGCACCTTCAAGGAGGGAAGTCGCCGGCGAAGGATGGATGACGCCGCGAGGACCTCCAAGGTCGGTACGTCGCCCGCTGCGGCGAGCACCACATCGGGTTCCTCGCCGGCACGTTCGGAACCCGCCCAGTCGAAGATGCCGAGCCCACGGGTGCAGTGCTCGATCGCCGCATCCATCCCGAGCCAGTTCGGCGCGGGCTGCTTTCCTGCGACGACGACGTTGACGTAGCCACGTGAGCGCAGACAGTGGTCGTAGGTCGACAGGAGGGTGTTCGCATCGAACGGGAGGTACACGCGCACGACGTCGGCCTTCTTGTTGACGACATGGTCGATGAATCCCGGGTCCTGGTGCGAGAGTCCGTTGTGATCCTGCCGCCAGACGTGTGAGCTGAGCAGGTAGTTCAGGGAGGAGATCGGCCGCCTCCAGGGGATGCTCCGGGTGGTCTTCAACCACTTGGCGTGCTGATTGAACATCGAGTCCACGATGTGGATGAACGCCTCGTACGAGTTGAGGATGCCGTGGCGTCCCGTCAGCAGGTACCCCTCGAGCCAGCCCTGGCACTGATGTTCACTGAGCATCTCCACGACCCTGCCGGAGCGTGCCAGATGATTGTCGGCATCCATCGGCAGCGACTCCGCGTTCCACTGTTTGTCTGTCACCTCGAAGACGGCATCAAGTCGATTGGATGCTGTCTCGTCGGGACCGAAGATGCGGAAGTTCGCGGGGTTGGCCGTGATCACGTCACGAAGCCAGCCTCCGAGGACGCGGGTGGCCTCGCTCACCGTGGCGCCGGGGCTGGGCACGTCGACGCCGTACTCGCGGAAGTCCGGGAGTCGCAGTTCTTTCCTCAGCAGCCCGCCGTTGGCCACAGGGTTCGCACTCATACGGAGCTCTCCGACTGGACCGAGCGCCGTCACCCACTCAGCCACTGCACCGTTCTGATCGAAGAGCTCTTCCGGCCGGTACGACAGCAGCCACGAGCGAAGCAGCGCTGTGTGCGCTTCAGTGTCACGCGCGTCACGGAGAGGCACCTGGTGTGAACGCCAGTTGTTCTCCGCCGGATGTCCGTCGATCTCGCGCGGACATGTCCACCCTTTCGGCGTGCGCAGGATGATCATCGGCCATGCCGGCCGGGTGCGGAGAACGCCGGCCGTGGCATCCGCTTTGATCTGTGCGATGTGGTCGAGCACGTCATCCAGCACGATCGCGAAACGGCGATGTACGTCCATCGGGTCCTCACCATCGAACCCGCCGGAGACGAGATACGGAGTGTGCCCGTACCCACGCATGAGGGAGAGCAGCTCCTTCTCGGGGATACGTGCGAGCACAGTCGGGTTGGCGATCTTGTACCCGTTCAGGTGGAGAATCGGAAGAACGACGCCGTCGTGAAGAGGATCGAGGAACTTGTTCCCGTGCCAGCTCGTCGCCAGCGGCCCCGTCTCCGCCTCGCCGTCTCCGACGACTGCAGCGACGAGAAGGCCAGGGTTGTCGAACGCGGCGCCGTACGCGTGAGAGAGGGAATAGCCCAGTTCCCCACCCTCGTGGATCGACCCGGGCGTCTCCGGCGCCACATGGCTCGGGATCCCTCCGGGGAACGAGAACTGGCGGAAGAGACGGCGCAGTCCGTCCTCGGAGCGGTCGATGCTGTTGTAGACCTCGCTGTAGGTGCCGTCCAAGTAGGCGTTCGCGACCATCCCCGGTCCCCCATGTCCTGGCCCGGCGATGTAGATCGTGTGGAGAGAGCGTTCCCGGATCACTCGGTTGAGGTGGGCGTAGATGAGGTTCAGCCCCGGGGTCGTTCCCCAGTGCCCGAGGAGTCGAGGCTTGATGTGCTCAGGTCTGAGAGGCTCGCGGAGAAGCGGGTTGTCGAGAAGGTAGATCTGCCCCACGGACAGGTAGTTCGCTGCCCGCCACCAGGCGTTCAGACCCTCCAGGGTGGACGCAGAAGGCTGGTCTCCGGTTCCTAGCGGCCAAGAGGATGTGGTCGCGACGTCGACCGCGATCTCTGTCTGCGCGGGAGAGGAAGTCCGAGATGCGTCCATGCACGCAGTCTCGCCCGGGGACAGTCGCGGGATAGAGCCGAAGGTCCCTCGCCCGTGTCGATGCAGCCCACGCGATGACGGGACCTTGGTCCCCCGGGTCGCTGAGGCCCCCGTGCACGATGAGAGCGAGACAGGAACCTCTCCGGACGGGAGAATCATGACCGAGATCGAACGCTCGCCGACACGACAGCTGACCGAGGACGAGTGCTGGGACCGTCTCGCCCGAGCCCCCTACGGACGGATCGCCTGCGGTGCGGCGGGAGAGATCGACATCTTCCCGATCAACCACAAGACCGACGGTCGAACGATCATCTTTCGAACCTCAGCAGGCACGAAGTTGCTCGAGCTGACCATCCGCGCGGCCGTCGCCTTCGAGATCGACGGTTACGACGAGCATGAAGCCTTCAGCGTGGTGGTGAAAGGGACCGCCCAGGAATTCGACCGCGACGCCGACGTGCTCGCGGCAGAACGACTGGGTGTGCACCCATGGGCCCCGGAAGAGAAAGACCGCTGGGTACGGATCGATGCATCCGAGGTTCGCGGCAGGGTCTTCGATCTTGAGGCGCAGAGCGCGCCCTGAGCCCTCGAGGGCGAGGGTTCCGCCGCACAGTAGAACCGAC contains the following coding sequences:
- a CDS encoding pyridoxamine 5'-phosphate oxidase family protein, which translates into the protein MTEIERSPTRQLTEDECWDRLARAPYGRIACGAAGEIDIFPINHKTDGRTIIFRTSAGTKLLELTIRAAVAFEIDGYDEHEAFSVVVKGTAQEFDRDADVLAAERLGVHPWAPEEKDRWVRIDASEVRGRVFDLEAQSAP
- a CDS encoding response regulator; this translates as MFRIVLVDDHEMVRRGIADLLETQSDLSVVGEAATVHDAREVVAATLPDVAVLDVHLPDGSGIDLCREIRQTHPQVQCLIFTAFDDDDALFAAVLGDAAGYLMKTLRTDELLRSIRAVAQGQRLIKPSMVCHVTGTVDRADTADPRFGALSMREKEVLALIAEGLSNRQIGDRLGLAEKTVKNYVSSLLNKLGLERRTQAAVLQAERASRAFDHRAP
- a CDS encoding BON domain-containing protein, translated to MMNTTEHIDDRDVQRAVSQELQWTPGLDDAAIGVAVTDGAVALSGEVNTYSERLAVKHAALRVRGVSTLVDDIVVRPMDGAQITDTDVAREVDHALHAAANVPITVKAVIEEGEVTLMGEVEWDHQRRSAKRAVQHLRGVMNVNSLITLSARPSAADAEDRIHGAILRNAAVDANAVSVAIEGTTAILTGTVRSWPEKSQAADAAWASPYVTYVDNRIDVRAR
- a CDS encoding phosphoketolase family protein, whose protein sequence is MDASRTSSPAQTEIAVDVATTSSWPLGTGDQPSASTLEGLNAWWRAANYLSVGQIYLLDNPLLREPLRPEHIKPRLLGHWGTTPGLNLIYAHLNRVIRERSLHTIYIAGPGHGGPGMVANAYLDGTYSEVYNSIDRSEDGLRRLFRQFSFPGGIPSHVAPETPGSIHEGGELGYSLSHAYGAAFDNPGLLVAAVVGDGEAETGPLATSWHGNKFLDPLHDGVVLPILHLNGYKIANPTVLARIPEKELLSLMRGYGHTPYLVSGGFDGEDPMDVHRRFAIVLDDVLDHIAQIKADATAGVLRTRPAWPMIILRTPKGWTCPREIDGHPAENNWRSHQVPLRDARDTEAHTALLRSWLLSYRPEELFDQNGAVAEWVTALGPVGELRMSANPVANGGLLRKELRLPDFREYGVDVPSPGATVSEATRVLGGWLRDVITANPANFRIFGPDETASNRLDAVFEVTDKQWNAESLPMDADNHLARSGRVVEMLSEHQCQGWLEGYLLTGRHGILNSYEAFIHIVDSMFNQHAKWLKTTRSIPWRRPISSLNYLLSSHVWRQDHNGLSHQDPGFIDHVVNKKADVVRVYLPFDANTLLSTYDHCLRSRGYVNVVVAGKQPAPNWLGMDAAIEHCTRGLGIFDWAGSERAGEEPDVVLAAAGDVPTLEVLAASSILRRRLPSLKVRVVNVVDLMRLQTEGEHPHGLGDREYDAIFTTDSPVIFAYHGYPWLIHRLTYRRRGHDQLHVRGYIEEGTTTTPFDMVMMNDLDRFHLVMDVIDHVPGLGPREAALRQEMQDSRVRARAYTRLHGEDAPEIRNWEWREPEPEAEPQPSGEARDEERSKGTG
- a CDS encoding pyridoxamine 5'-phosphate oxidase family protein; translated protein: MANDDPNPYYREPPTAPETAASAGVEEIGTAACWKLVEANSLGRLAIQSIDGRPDLFPLNYLVHEGSVFMKSAPGAKLRSLAGHPDVALEIDGVDGAFQWSIVIRGNATRMDTDADIEASGILTLASDSPTAKHNYVRLVPDTVTGRRFPVRSPSSTRRNVPSASTSGRRARDEHVDQGASGARTADKPQPIPHLPPWGG